In Pseudomonas rhizosphaerae, one DNA window encodes the following:
- a CDS encoding CGNR zinc finger domain-containing protein → MNSTSIAPDTLFVADNIALDFINTAYGMGDQQHDCLHDDEAVLAWLKAAGLMAEQGHPEAVPGLLAQARALRLGARAVVDAAMTGAHADLGVINQLLEAGRPVSCLQWDGAAQAFHLVTRPKDTSPASLLWPVADALVGLVTGDKFEFVRQCEAHDCILLFHDLSKSHRRRWCSMATCGNRMKVAAFRARKKPE, encoded by the coding sequence ATGAACTCAACCAGCATTGCTCCTGACACGCTTTTCGTGGCCGACAATATCGCGTTGGATTTCATCAACACCGCGTACGGTATGGGTGATCAGCAGCATGATTGCCTGCACGATGACGAGGCGGTATTGGCTTGGCTCAAGGCGGCGGGGCTGATGGCCGAGCAGGGGCATCCAGAGGCTGTCCCGGGATTATTGGCTCAGGCCCGAGCGCTCCGGCTCGGTGCGCGGGCCGTGGTGGACGCTGCCATGACGGGGGCGCATGCCGATCTCGGGGTAATCAACCAGCTACTCGAGGCGGGGCGGCCTGTCAGCTGCCTGCAATGGGATGGCGCAGCCCAGGCGTTTCACCTCGTCACGCGACCCAAGGACACCAGCCCGGCAAGCTTGCTGTGGCCGGTGGCCGATGCGCTGGTCGGCCTGGTGACCGGCGACAAGTTCGAGTTCGTGCGGCAGTGCGAGGCCCACGACTGCATCCTGCTGTTCCATGACCTGAGCAAGTCGCACAGACGCCGCTGGTGCAGCATGGCAACCTGCGGCAATCGCATGAAAGTGGCGGCCTTTCGCGCCCGGAAGAAGCCCGAATAG
- a CDS encoding heavy metal sensor histidine kinase, with the protein MGRRRPPSLTLRSTLAFSLVAMLTVAGAGWYLYESMKASVLQRSDNAVLGRLDHFRKLLHYDLTLDKLSSSPQIFQNMLGSEDDIFVIAEVGQPPVIQVNPLRATLPPLPEVAHDSVPSRADLRTGMAPAGVPLRAASVLTTSGGREVKLTAAHIMVKEMAMLTEFRQRIYLAVGIAFLLTALLGFVLLRRGLRPLRDMTAHATDISPARLHSRMSSENTPVELQQLSEAYNAMLDRLAEGYQRLTQFSADLAHEIRTPVGSLMGHCQVALRQGRSADEYQALLASNLEELERISRIVESILFLARADDTQAVVQRQPLRVHAELERVAEYFEGLAEERRIRLLTSGEATLDADPLLLRRALSNLVANAIRYADAHSDVLIGVESNAGHCMIWVENQGPALDPAALTHLFDRFYRGDASRQQNSDSNGLGLAIVAAIMQLHGGEASVVQPQSGRIRFTLRFPVLHTA; encoded by the coding sequence ATGGGACGCCGACGCCCCCCATCCCTGACCCTGCGCTCGACCCTGGCCTTTTCGCTGGTGGCGATGCTCACGGTGGCGGGCGCCGGTTGGTACCTGTACGAATCCATGAAGGCGTCGGTGCTGCAACGCAGCGACAACGCGGTGCTCGGTCGGCTCGATCACTTTCGCAAACTGCTGCACTACGACCTGACCCTGGACAAGCTGTCGAGCAGCCCGCAGATCTTCCAGAACATGCTGGGCAGCGAAGACGACATCTTCGTCATTGCCGAAGTCGGCCAGCCACCGGTGATCCAGGTCAACCCGCTGCGCGCGACCTTGCCGCCCCTGCCCGAGGTCGCCCACGACAGCGTGCCCAGCAGGGCCGACCTGCGCACGGGGATGGCGCCTGCGGGTGTACCGCTGCGCGCGGCAAGCGTGTTGACCACTTCGGGCGGCCGCGAAGTGAAGCTGACGGCCGCACACATCATGGTCAAGGAAATGGCCATGCTCACCGAGTTCCGCCAGCGCATTTACCTGGCCGTGGGCATCGCCTTCCTGCTCACCGCCCTGCTCGGCTTCGTGCTACTGCGTCGCGGGCTGAGGCCATTGCGGGACATGACAGCGCATGCCACCGACATCTCCCCGGCGCGCCTGCACAGCCGCATGAGCAGCGAAAACACGCCTGTCGAACTGCAGCAATTAAGCGAGGCCTACAACGCCATGCTCGATCGCCTGGCCGAGGGTTATCAACGGCTCACCCAGTTCTCCGCAGACCTGGCCCACGAGATCCGCACGCCGGTGGGTTCGCTCATGGGTCACTGCCAGGTCGCCTTGCGCCAGGGCCGCAGCGCCGACGAGTACCAGGCGCTGCTGGCGTCGAATCTGGAAGAGCTGGAACGGATTTCGCGCATCGTCGAAAGCATCCTGTTCCTGGCCCGCGCCGACGATACCCAAGCCGTGGTCCAGCGTCAGCCGCTGCGGGTCCACGCTGAGCTGGAGCGCGTGGCCGAGTATTTCGAGGGCCTTGCCGAAGAGCGGCGGATCCGCCTGCTGACCTCGGGCGAAGCGACCTTGGATGCCGACCCACTGCTGCTGCGGCGAGCGTTGAGCAACCTGGTGGCCAACGCGATCCGCTATGCCGACGCGCACAGTGATGTGCTGATTGGCGTGGAGTCGAACGCGGGGCACTGCATGATCTGGGTGGAAAATCAGGGGCCGGCCCTGGACCCTGCGGCGCTGACCCATCTGTTCGATCGGTTCTACCGCGGCGACGCCTCGCGTCAGCAGAACTCCGACTCCAATGGCTTGGGCCTGGCCATCGTCGCGGCGATCATGCAATTGCACGGTGGCGAGGCCAGTGTTGTCCAGCCACAGTCCGGACGCATCCGCTTCACGCTGCGCTTTCCGGTACTCCACACAGCCTGA
- a CDS encoding heavy metal response regulator transcription factor — MHILLIEDDIKTGEYLKKGLGESGYNVDWAQHGADGLHLALENAYDLLVLDVMLPGIDGFQIMEVLRARQAVPVLFLTARDQLQDRIRGLELGADDYLVKPFSFTELLLRIRTILRRGGAREADRFHLADLELDLLRRRVTRQQEVIPLTNKEFALLHLLLRREGDVLSRTQIASEVWDMNFDSDTNVVDVAVKRLRSKIDQPYPVKLIHTVRGIGYVCEVRPWDADAPHP, encoded by the coding sequence ATGCATATCCTGTTGATCGAAGACGACATCAAGACCGGCGAGTACCTGAAAAAAGGCTTGGGTGAATCCGGCTACAACGTCGATTGGGCGCAGCACGGTGCCGACGGTTTGCACCTGGCGCTGGAAAACGCCTACGACCTGCTGGTGCTCGACGTGATGCTGCCCGGCATCGACGGCTTCCAGATCATGGAGGTGCTGCGCGCTCGGCAAGCAGTACCGGTGCTGTTCCTGACCGCCCGCGACCAGTTACAGGACCGCATCCGCGGCCTGGAGCTGGGCGCCGACGACTACCTGGTGAAACCGTTTTCGTTCACCGAACTGTTGCTGCGGATTCGTACCATCCTGCGCCGCGGTGGCGCGCGCGAAGCCGATCGCTTTCACCTCGCCGACCTCGAACTGGACCTGCTGCGCCGCCGCGTGACGCGGCAACAGGAAGTCATCCCCCTGACCAACAAGGAATTCGCCCTGCTGCACTTGCTGCTGCGCCGCGAAGGCGATGTGCTCTCGCGCACCCAGATCGCTTCGGAAGTGTGGGACATGAATTTCGACAGCGACACCAATGTGGTCGACGTCGCGGTCAAGCGCCTGCGCAGCAAGATCGACCAGCCCTACCCGGTCAAGCTGATCCACACCGTGCGCGGCATCGGCTACGTCTGCGAGGTGCGCCCATGGGACGCCGACGCCCCCCATCCCTGA
- a CDS encoding cytochrome b/b6 domain-containing protein — protein MAVQRIHSLTVRLTHWINAFGMTCMFMSGWGIYNASPLFAFRFPPSLTLGGWLGGALAWHFAVMWLLLINGLVYVLYGLLSQHFKRDLLPVTPTAVKRDLRDALRLRLIHEKGVYNAVQRLMYWLVLAAGVLILVSGVAIWKPIQFQELVALLGGYDFARYVHFAAMSAIGAFVVVHLALVLLVPKTLPPMITGGVRPLTHEKNDHE, from the coding sequence ATGGCCGTGCAACGCATACATTCACTCACGGTACGCCTGACCCACTGGATCAATGCCTTCGGCATGACCTGCATGTTCATGAGCGGCTGGGGTATCTACAACGCGTCACCCCTGTTCGCGTTCCGCTTCCCGCCCTCGCTCACCCTGGGCGGCTGGCTGGGCGGTGCGCTGGCCTGGCATTTCGCAGTCATGTGGCTGCTGCTGATCAATGGCCTGGTCTACGTCCTTTACGGACTGCTCAGCCAGCACTTCAAGCGCGACCTGCTGCCGGTCACGCCTACCGCAGTCAAGCGTGACCTGCGGGATGCATTGCGCCTGCGTCTGATCCATGAAAAAGGCGTCTACAACGCCGTACAGCGCCTGATGTACTGGCTGGTGCTGGCAGCCGGCGTGCTGATTCTGGTCTCCGGCGTGGCCATCTGGAAGCCCATACAGTTCCAGGAACTGGTCGCCCTGCTGGGCGGTTACGACTTCGCCCGCTATGTTCATTTTGCCGCCATGTCGGCCATCGGTGCTTTCGTGGTCGTGCATCTGGCCCTGGTATTGCTGGTGCCCAAGACACTGCCGCCGATGATCACCGGCGGTGTGCGGCCGCTGACCCACGAGAAGAACGATCATGAATGA
- a CDS encoding molybdopterin-dependent oxidoreductase, which translates to MNEPRPRRTAPIKLEPAQRTELESLQRRHFLRGGLTVGAMAMLSGCNLQDGDQVDKVLWAMSRWNDRVQAWLFNGQRLAPTYSKAQMTQPFPFNAFYSEDDIPDIDVAGYALAVSGLVRDKAPWTLEGLRKLPQRSDITRLICVEGWSAIGQWGGVPLKTFLEHIGADTTAKFVGFKCADRYYSSLDMPTALHPQTLLALDYGEIALPPEYGYPLRVRVPTKLGFKNPKHIVEIFVSNDYPGGYWEDQGYNWFSGI; encoded by the coding sequence ATGAATGAACCCAGGCCCCGCCGTACTGCCCCGATCAAGCTGGAGCCTGCCCAGCGCACCGAATTGGAAAGCCTCCAGCGCCGGCATTTCCTGCGCGGCGGCTTGACCGTCGGCGCCATGGCGATGCTCAGCGGCTGCAACCTGCAAGACGGCGACCAGGTCGACAAGGTCTTGTGGGCCATGTCGCGCTGGAACGATCGCGTGCAAGCCTGGCTGTTCAACGGCCAACGGCTGGCGCCCACCTACAGCAAGGCGCAGATGACCCAACCGTTCCCGTTCAACGCTTTCTACAGTGAGGACGACATCCCCGACATCGATGTCGCCGGCTATGCCCTCGCCGTGTCCGGCCTGGTGCGCGACAAGGCGCCCTGGACTTTGGAAGGTCTGCGCAAGCTGCCCCAGCGCAGCGACATCACCCGGCTGATCTGCGTCGAGGGCTGGAGCGCCATCGGCCAGTGGGGCGGGGTGCCGCTGAAAACCTTCCTCGAGCATATTGGCGCCGACACCACGGCCAAATTCGTCGGGTTCAAGTGTGCCGACCGTTACTACTCGAGCCTGGACATGCCCACCGCCCTGCACCCGCAGACGCTGCTCGCCCTGGACTACGGCGAAATCGCCCTGCCGCCCGAATACGGCTACCCGCTACGAGTCCGTGTGCCGACCAAACTGGGCTTCAAGAACCCCAAGCATATCGTCGAGATCTTCGTCAGCAACGACTACCCCGGCGGCTATTGGGAAGACCAGGGCTACAACTGGTTCAGCGGGATCTGA
- a CDS encoding rhodanese-like domain-containing protein: protein MPSLISEHPAASAPEALAHFSQRLRFETDCSDVYRSQQTGQVDFILLDVRNETAFAAGHVAGSVNLPTRTITPERLAQFPADSLFVVYCAGPHCNGVHRAAVRLASLGHQVKEMIGGVTGWLDEGLPLAKADGRDATTAVTASCAC, encoded by the coding sequence ATGCCCAGCCTGATCAGTGAACACCCCGCCGCCAGCGCCCCCGAAGCACTCGCCCATTTCAGCCAGCGATTGCGTTTCGAAACCGATTGCTCCGATGTGTACCGTAGCCAGCAAACCGGCCAGGTCGACTTCATCCTGCTGGATGTACGCAACGAAACCGCGTTCGCCGCCGGCCATGTAGCCGGCTCGGTCAACCTGCCGACCCGAACGATCACCCCCGAACGTCTTGCCCAGTTCCCAGCCGACAGCCTGTTCGTCGTCTACTGCGCCGGACCCCACTGCAACGGGGTGCACCGGGCCGCGGTGCGACTGGCCAGCCTGGGCCATCAGGTGAAGGAGATGATCGGCGGCGTCACCGGCTGGCTCGACGAAGGCTTACCGCTCGCCAAAGCTGATGGCCGGGACGCGACGACGGCCGTGACCGCGTCCTGCGCCTGCTGA
- the ftrA gene encoding transcriptional regulator FtrA: MHDAPGLVAILAYDGLCTFEFGIAIEIFALPRPEFDFAWYRHSIVAVDRGPLRATGGFMVSADAGYEALTEARTIVIPGWRSRDELPPHALLDALRQAHERGARLLSICSGVFVLAAAGLLDGKRATTHWRYCDELARRFPAILVDPAVLYVDSGQVITSAGSAAGIDACLHLVERDFGAHVSNTVARRLVMAPLRAGGQAQFIAAPVAQVPRHDLAAVLEWARERLGETLTVPQMAAKALMSERTFLRRFKDATGMTPKAWLQHERMARARSLLETSALDTEQVAQRCGFASAESFRVAFRKAVGLAPSFYRERFGARQR, from the coding sequence ATGCATGACGCTCCTGGGCTGGTGGCCATATTGGCCTACGATGGTTTGTGCACGTTCGAATTCGGTATTGCTATCGAGATATTCGCGTTGCCCAGGCCGGAATTCGATTTTGCCTGGTATCGGCATAGCATCGTTGCCGTCGACCGGGGGCCGCTGCGTGCGACAGGGGGGTTCATGGTCAGCGCCGATGCCGGGTATGAGGCGTTGACCGAGGCCCGTACCATCGTCATTCCCGGATGGCGGAGCCGCGATGAACTGCCGCCGCATGCGCTGCTCGACGCGCTGCGCCAGGCGCATGAGCGCGGCGCGCGCCTGCTGTCGATCTGTTCCGGGGTATTCGTGCTGGCGGCAGCCGGGTTGCTGGACGGCAAGCGCGCCACTACTCATTGGCGCTACTGTGATGAGCTGGCGCGGCGGTTTCCCGCAATCCTCGTGGATCCTGCCGTGCTGTATGTGGACAGCGGGCAGGTGATCACCTCGGCGGGCAGTGCGGCCGGGATCGATGCCTGCCTGCATCTGGTGGAGCGGGACTTTGGTGCCCATGTGTCCAACACGGTGGCCCGACGGCTGGTGATGGCGCCGCTGCGCGCCGGCGGGCAAGCGCAGTTCATTGCTGCGCCGGTGGCCCAGGTGCCGCGGCATGATCTGGCGGCGGTGCTGGAGTGGGCTCGTGAGCGCCTGGGTGAAACCCTGACAGTGCCGCAAATGGCCGCCAAGGCGCTGATGAGCGAGCGCACGTTTTTGCGACGCTTCAAGGACGCGACCGGCATGACACCCAAGGCCTGGTTGCAACACGAACGAATGGCCCGGGCTCGCTCGCTGCTGGAAACCAGCGCGTTGGATACCGAGCAGGTAGCCCAGCGGTGCGGTTTCGCGTCAGCAGAAAGTTTCCGAGTCGCCTTTCGCAAAGCCGTCGGCTTGGCGCCATCGTTCTACCGCGAAAGGTTCGGGGCCCGGCAGCGCTGA
- a CDS encoding N5-glutamine methyltransferase family protein: MTRGQADACGAGEDGELDTVLLQLGRRLQADGYRFVTVTPLTHQRNNERAGNRVARDLRGVFGWSRPFEPGLLPQVETAALLESAILTERSGLLHSEVRWSSLDGQLFVHSAYPTVAHDSVFFGPDTHRFARAIDKHLAQSLHPVRTAIDIGCGSGAGAIVIALARREAQVQAVDINRIALRFTAVNAALAGVSNVSAWHSDVLQGTSGDFDLIVANPPYMQDPEARAYRDGGGELGSALSVRIAREALDRLAPGGSLLLYTGAPSVDGVDLFLAQVQPLLNVPGLQWTYEEVDPDVFGEELETPGYQQAERIAAVVLTVTKP; the protein is encoded by the coding sequence TTGACCAGGGGCCAGGCGGACGCCTGCGGTGCCGGGGAGGATGGCGAGCTGGACACGGTGCTGCTGCAACTGGGCCGTCGTCTGCAGGCGGACGGTTACCGCTTCGTCACCGTGACGCCGCTGACCCACCAGCGCAACAATGAACGCGCGGGCAATCGGGTCGCCCGTGACCTGCGCGGTGTGTTCGGCTGGAGTCGCCCGTTCGAACCAGGCCTGTTGCCGCAGGTGGAAACTGCAGCGTTATTGGAGAGCGCCATTCTCACCGAGCGCTCGGGGTTGCTGCACAGCGAGGTGCGCTGGTCCAGTCTGGACGGGCAGTTGTTCGTGCATTCGGCCTATCCGACCGTGGCTCATGATTCGGTATTTTTCGGTCCGGACACCCATCGTTTTGCCCGAGCCATCGATAAGCATCTGGCCCAGTCCCTACATCCTGTCCGCACCGCCATCGACATCGGCTGTGGCAGTGGCGCCGGCGCGATAGTGATCGCCCTCGCGCGCCGCGAAGCGCAGGTTCAGGCCGTCGATATCAACCGGATCGCGTTGCGCTTTACGGCGGTGAATGCTGCCTTGGCGGGCGTCAGCAACGTTTCGGCCTGGCACAGTGATGTCCTGCAAGGGACCAGTGGCGATTTCGATCTGATCGTCGCCAATCCGCCCTACATGCAGGACCCCGAGGCGCGGGCCTATCGCGATGGCGGTGGCGAGCTGGGATCGGCACTGTCGGTCCGCATCGCCCGCGAGGCCCTGGACCGTCTGGCACCCGGCGGCAGTCTGCTGCTGTACACCGGCGCACCGTCGGTGGACGGCGTCGACCTGTTCCTGGCCCAGGTACAACCGCTGCTGAATGTGCCGGGCCTGCAGTGGACCTATGAAGAAGTGGACCCGGACGTGTTCGGCGAAGAGCTGGAAACCCCTGGCTATCAACAGGCCGAACGAATCGCCGCCGTCGTCCTCACCGTCACCAAACCCTGA
- a CDS encoding iron-containing redox enzyme family protein, producing the protein MISLQSMACQPSCATPSRAALPMYQSLLGDPETTDPTVIKGFLEEQLEQASALPCPMPTEPAQLLQWVADNAAAVGRQYSEYLQLRHAGAPRRFFSSKAHALYFLQQVAPSKLVDGAWLFGTVRHSADWRYRGLIRTYLEELGDGDPALNHVTLYRALLAEHDCLATHELADGLYLQGAIQLALGQASDDFLPEVIGYNLGYEQLPLHLLITAFELNELGIDPYYFTLHVTIDNAGTGHAHKAVAAVLDLLPGGAGNAVFLERLRAGYNLNDLGVGSSAVIEGFNLDHEVVQMLERKRGFGQFMHSDYCRLEGKTVNEWLAQPGQCGDFLTALENKGWIKRHQDPQASRFWQMIDGPGAPMFGVFNGYELQLLKDWIAGDWVDTQSGVNNPFRARFRRREAVASIPAAGATPADSTRELIRKMSPSLHASPEGLEATRIFTQRLSEGVLSLEH; encoded by the coding sequence ATGATCTCGCTCCAATCCATGGCCTGCCAGCCTTCGTGCGCCACGCCCAGCCGTGCCGCCCTGCCGATGTACCAATCGCTACTCGGCGACCCTGAAACCACTGATCCCACCGTGATAAAAGGCTTTCTCGAAGAGCAACTGGAGCAGGCTTCGGCACTGCCCTGCCCGATGCCGACCGAGCCGGCCCAGCTGTTGCAGTGGGTGGCGGACAATGCCGCAGCGGTGGGTCGCCAGTACTCGGAGTATCTGCAGTTACGCCATGCCGGTGCGCCGCGGCGTTTCTTCAGCAGCAAGGCGCATGCGCTGTACTTTCTGCAGCAGGTCGCGCCGAGCAAATTGGTGGATGGCGCGTGGCTGTTTGGAACGGTGCGCCACTCGGCCGACTGGCGTTACCGAGGGCTGATCCGCACCTACCTCGAGGAGCTGGGCGACGGTGACCCGGCGCTGAACCACGTGACGCTCTACCGCGCATTGCTGGCCGAGCATGACTGTCTGGCGACCCATGAGCTGGCCGACGGTCTGTATCTGCAAGGCGCTATCCAGCTGGCACTCGGACAGGCGAGCGATGACTTCCTGCCTGAGGTCATCGGTTACAACCTGGGGTATGAACAGCTGCCGCTGCACCTGCTGATCACTGCGTTCGAACTCAACGAGCTGGGCATCGACCCCTACTATTTCACGTTGCACGTGACCATAGACAACGCAGGCACCGGGCATGCGCACAAGGCCGTGGCGGCCGTCCTGGACCTGCTGCCGGGAGGTGCTGGCAATGCGGTATTCCTCGAGCGGTTGCGGGCAGGCTATAACCTCAATGATCTGGGCGTCGGGTCTTCTGCAGTGATCGAGGGCTTCAACCTGGACCATGAAGTGGTGCAAATGCTGGAGCGCAAGCGCGGCTTTGGCCAGTTCATGCACTCCGATTACTGCCGCCTGGAAGGCAAGACCGTCAACGAATGGCTGGCCCAGCCAGGCCAGTGCGGTGATTTTCTGACCGCTCTGGAAAACAAGGGTTGGATAAAACGCCATCAAGACCCGCAGGCCAGCCGCTTCTGGCAAATGATCGATGGGCCCGGCGCGCCGATGTTTGGCGTGTTCAACGGTTACGAGCTGCAATTGCTGAAGGACTGGATCGCCGGGGATTGGGTAGACACGCAGTCCGGCGTGAACAATCCATTCAGGGCGCGGTTCCGTCGCCGGGAGGCCGTTGCGTCGATCCCCGCCGCCGGGGCCACGCCTGCTGACTCGACCCGGGAATTGATTCGCAAGATGTCGCCGTCGCTGCACGCGTCGCCTGAGGGGCTTGAAGCCACGCGCATTTTTACGCAACGCCTGAGCGAGGGAGTGCTGAGCCTTGAGCATTGA
- a CDS encoding MFS transporter, with product MSSSESVKRWWVLLAVMMVFLPVVLDVTILHVAVPSLTLALLATGTEVLWIIDIYPLIMASLLIPMGTLADRIGHRQLLIAGLCLFSLGSVFAAFSPSVAALIAARAFMAFGSAMIIPCTLAIIRQTFDDERERAMALGIWGATGSAGAAIGPLVGGALLEHFWWGAVFLVNVPVMLVVMPLVLKHVPRTAITGDGNWTIGQALILMLGIMATVYALKSGFKPGSSASVTTASALIGLSMLGWFGHKQLHAAQPMLDLSLFRSPAISAGVVMALVVMGALAGVELMLAQELQFVLGQTPLQAGMFLLPLMVASAVGGPMAGLLLRAIGLRWVGSLSLAAASASLAGLAMADLHHSGLGVIGLLVVLGASLSIGLTASSVAIMSSTPPHKAGSAGALEATSYDLGSGLGITGFGIVLGSGYTRSMQMPEGLPPAIAESARHSIGETMSAAKALGGPQATELVAAGQAAFSTSHSLVLMSAATLIGVLAVVIWVALHRHGHTHSQAV from the coding sequence GTGTCGTCGTCTGAATCTGTAAAACGCTGGTGGGTGCTGCTCGCGGTCATGATGGTGTTTCTGCCGGTGGTGCTGGACGTGACCATCCTGCACGTGGCGGTCCCATCGCTGACCCTGGCACTGCTGGCCACCGGTACCGAGGTGTTGTGGATCATCGACATCTACCCCTTGATCATGGCCAGCCTGCTGATTCCCATGGGCACCCTCGCCGACCGCATCGGCCATCGCCAACTGTTGATTGCCGGGCTGTGCCTCTTCAGCCTCGGGTCGGTATTTGCCGCGTTCTCGCCCAGCGTCGCTGCGCTGATCGCCGCGCGGGCATTCATGGCCTTCGGCTCGGCGATGATCATCCCCTGCACCCTGGCCATCATCCGCCAGACTTTCGACGACGAGCGCGAGCGCGCCATGGCCCTGGGCATCTGGGGCGCGACTGGCTCGGCGGGCGCTGCCATCGGCCCGCTGGTAGGCGGTGCCCTGTTGGAGCATTTCTGGTGGGGCGCGGTGTTTCTGGTCAATGTGCCGGTGATGCTGGTAGTGATGCCGCTGGTGCTCAAGCACGTTCCGCGCACCGCCATTACCGGCGACGGCAACTGGACCATCGGCCAGGCCTTGATCCTGATGCTGGGCATCATGGCCACGGTCTATGCCCTCAAGTCGGGATTCAAACCGGGTAGCTCGGCATCCGTGACCACCGCTTCGGCACTCATCGGCCTGAGCATGCTCGGCTGGTTCGGGCACAAGCAGCTGCATGCCGCACAACCGATGCTGGACCTGAGCCTGTTCCGTTCGCCAGCGATCAGCGCGGGTGTGGTCATGGCTTTGGTGGTGATGGGTGCACTGGCCGGGGTCGAATTGATGCTGGCGCAGGAGCTGCAGTTCGTCCTGGGACAAACGCCGCTGCAAGCTGGAATGTTCCTGTTGCCGTTGATGGTCGCCTCGGCCGTCGGCGGCCCCATGGCCGGTTTGCTGCTGCGCGCCATCGGCCTGCGCTGGGTCGGCAGCCTGTCGCTGGCCGCCGCCAGTGCCAGCCTGGCGGGCCTGGCCATGGCCGATCTGCACCACAGCGGCCTGGGCGTGATCGGCCTGCTGGTAGTGCTCGGCGCGTCGCTGAGCATTGGCCTGACAGCTTCCTCGGTGGCGATCATGAGCAGCACCCCGCCGCACAAGGCCGGCTCGGCCGGCGCGCTGGAGGCCACCAGTTATGACCTGGGCTCGGGATTGGGGATCACCGGCTTCGGCATCGTGCTGGGTAGTGGCTACACCCGTTCGATGCAGATGCCCGAAGGGTTGCCGCCCGCCATCGCGGAGAGTGCCCGGCACTCGATCGGCGAGACCATGAGCGCTGCGAAAGCGCTGGGCGGCCCACAGGCGACCGAACTGGTCGCCGCAGGCCAGGCGGCGTTCAGTACTTCCCACAGCCTGGTATTGATGTCGGCCGCAACCTTGATCGGCGTACTGGCCGTGGTGATCTGGGTTGCGTTGCATCGCCATGGGCACACTCACAGTCAGGCGGTCTGA